The nucleotide window CCTGGGAGATGTGGCCGGCGGCGAGTTTCGCGGTGACCGACCGGGCGGCCTGGAGGTCGGCGGGGGTGAGCCGGCCTCCGTCGGCGCGCTCGTAGAGGACGAAGGCGGAGGGGGTGAAGGCGCTGGGGAACGCCTTCTGCTGAAGGTCCGACGCCTGGATCGACTCGTAGCTCTTGGGGAGGAAGCTACTCTCGTCGCTGCTCGACGGCAGGCTCGGCGCGGTGGCGACGATCGCGACGGCGGCTATGACCCACGCCACGATCGTCCATATCGGATGGCGGACGACTGCGCGTCCTATGCGGTGGAACATGCGGTGCTGCCTCCATGGCAGGACAATCACCGCCACCCTTCGGAGCGGAACCCGGGTATCGGCGACCCGGCCGGCGTTATCCGGCCGGCTGGTGGTTTGGCGGTTGCATCGTAGAAAGCTTAATTGCCGCCCGACAAGTTGGGTCGGCCACCCCCGCCAAGCCCCCGCCAGGGCCCTCACCTGCGACGCCGCGCCGCCCCGTCACACCGGCGGCAGCAGCTTCTTCTGCGGCTTGCCCATCGCGTTGCGCGGCAGCGACGGCAGGAAGACCACGATCCGCGGGCGCTTGTGCACCGACAGATGGCCCGCCACGAAGTCGATCAGCTCCCGCTCGCCGACCTCGCCCTCGGTCACCACGTAGGCGACGATCTGCTGGCCCAGGTCCGGGTGGGGGGCGCCGACCACCGCGGCCTCCCGCACCGCCGGGTGGTCCAGCAGCGCGTTCTCCACCTCGCCGGCGCCGATGCGGTAACCGCCGGACTTGATCAGGTCGGTGGAGGCCCGTCCGACGATGCGGTGCATGCCGTCGGCTCCGATCACCGCCATGTCGCCGGTGCGGAACCAGCCGTCGGCGGTGGTGGCCGCGGCCGTCGCCTCCGGGCGGCCCAGGTAGCCGGAGAAGAGCGTGGGCCCCGACACCTGCAACTCGCCCACGGTCGCCCCGTCGTAGGGCACCGGGGAGCCGTCCTCGCCCACCAGCCGGGTGGCGACCCCGGCCACCGGCAGCCCCACCGAACCGGGCCGGCGCTCCCCGTCCGCCCGGGTGCTCACCGTGATCAGCGTCTCGGTCATGCCGTACCGCTCCACCGGCGGCTTGCCGGTCAGCCGGGCCAGCTCGTGGAAGACCGGGGTGGGCAGCGGCGCGCTGCCGGAGACCAGCAGCCGGGCGCCGCCCAACTCCCGTGCCGCGGCGGCGTCCCGCACCACCCGGGTCCACACGGTGGGCACCCCGAAGTACACGGTGCCGCCCGCCCGCGCGTACCGCTCGGGGGTCGGGCGCCCGGTGTGCACCAGGCGGCTGCCGGTACGCAGCGCGCCGAGCACCCCGAGCACCAGGCCGTGCACATGGAACAGCGGCAGCCCGTGCACCAGGGTGTCCTCGGCGTTCCACGCCCACGCCTCGGCCAGCGCGTCGAGGCCGGCCGCCACCGCCCGCCGGGGGATGAGCACGCCCTTGGGGGCGCCGGTGGTGCCGGAGGTGTACAGGATCAGCGCCGGGTGGTCGGGCGAGGCGTCCACGGCGCGGAAGCCGGCCCGCTCGTCCGGGTCGACCGGCAGGTGCTCCGGCTCCCCGCCGGCCGCCGGGTGGTCCGCCCCGGCCCCGGTCAGCAGCAGCGCGGCGCCGGAGTCGCGCAGGATGTGGCCGCGTTCGGCGGGCCCCGCGTCCGGCGGTACCGGCACCACCGGCACCCCGGCCAGCAGCGCGCCGACCACCGCGACCACGGTCCGCGCGGTGGGCGTCGCGTGCACCGCGACCGCCGGCGCACCGGCCACCCGGGCGGCCACCGCACCGGCGGCGCCCAGCAGTTCCTCGTAGGAGAACGCCCGGCCGTCCACCACCACGGCGTCGCGGCGGTCGGGTCCCGGGGCGTGCAGCGCGGTCAGCAGGTCCATGGCGCCCGAACCTACCCGAGGGCGCCGCGCGAGGAGATGGGCGGGGACCGCCGCACCCCGGCACGGGCCGGGGGCGGGACGACGGCGGTCCCCGCGCGGGACGCGGGCCGGGTCAGGGCCGGTCGCCCGCGTCCTGGGCAACGTAGGAGGTCCGGGAGCCGCTCCGTCTTTCCCCGCTGCCGTATCGGTGTCGCCGGTGGTGTTCTCCCGCGACACCCACCAATGTGCCGGACGCGTGTTAAGCGCGTGCTGCGCCCACGTGACACCCGCGTACCGTTCGGGCGGACGGGACGCGTCGGCCGACGGCACCCCGAACGCCCGGGAAACAACGGCTACTTGGCGTCCTTGGCCAGGAACGCCAGCAGGTCCTGGCGGCTGACCACGCCGGTGGGCTTGCCCTCGACGAGCACGATGGCGGCGTCGGCCTGCTGGAGGACGGCCATCAGGTCGGCCACCGTCTCACCGGAGCCCACCTGCGGCAGCGGCGCGCACATGTGCTTCTCCAGCGGGTCGCCGAGCTGCGCGCGCTGGGTGAACAGGGCGTCCAGCAGCTCGCGTTCGACCACCGAGCCGACCACCTCGGCGGCCATCACGTCGGGGTGGCCGGCGCCCGGCTTGACGATCGGCATCTGCGAGACGCCGTACTCGCGCAGCACCTCGATGGCCTCGCCGACCGTCTCGTCCGGGTGCATGTGGACCAGCTCGGGGATGCCGCCGTTGCGGTGCCGCAGGACGTCGGCGACCCGGGCCTGCTGGCCGCCCTCCTCCAGGAAGCCGTAGTCGGCCATCCACTCGTCGTTGAAGATCTTGCTGAGGTAGCCGCGTCCGCTGTCCGGCAGCAGCACCACGACCACGTCGTCCGGGCCGAGCCGCTCGGCCACCCGCAGCGCGGCGACCACCGCCATCCCGCACGAGCCGCCGACCAGCAGCCCCTCCTCCTTCGCCAGCCGCCTGGTCATCTGGAAGGAGTCCTTGTCGGAGACGGCCACGATCTCGTCGGTGACGTTCCGGTCGTAGGCGGTCGGCCAGAAGTCCTCACCGACCCCCTCCACCAGGTACGGGCGCCCGGAGCCGCCGGAGTAGACCGAGCCCTCCGGGTCGGCGCCCACGACGGTGACCCGGCCGTCGGAGATCTCCTTGAGGTAGCGGCCGGTGCCGGAGATGGTGCCGCCGGTGCCGATGCCCGCCACGAAGTGGGTGATCCGGCCCTCGGTCTGCTGCCACAGCTCCGGGCCGGTGGAGTGGTAGTGGGAGAGCGGGTTGTTGGGGTTGCTGTACTGGTCCGGCTTCCAGGCCCCCGGGGTCTCCCGGACCAGCCGGTCGGAGACGTTGTAATAGGAGTCCGGGTGCTCGGGGTCGACCGCGGTCGGGCAGACCACGACCTCGGCGCCGTACGCCCGCAGCACGTTGATCTTGTCCGTGGACACCTTGTCCGGGCAGACGAAGATGCAGCGGTACCCCTTCTGCTGGGCCACGATCGCCAGCCCGACACCGGTGTTGCCCGAGGTCGGCTCGACGATGGTGCCGCCAGGCTTCAGCTCGCCCGACTTCTCGGCGGCCTCGATCATGCGCAGCGCGATGCGGTCCTTGACCGACCCGCCGGGGTTGAAGTACTCGACCTTCGCCAGCACCGTGGCCTGGATCCCGGCCGTGACGCTGTTGAGCCTCACCAGCGGGGTGTTGCCGACGAGACTGATCATCGAGTCGTGGAACTGCACGACGTCCTCCGGATGGTTCCGTATTGATGTCCGAAGCCTACGGCCGTCCGCCCCCTCACCGGGCCGACCGAGCCATCTTCACCTGACTGCGACACTCCGGGCACGTTGCGTGATGGCCGCCGCGGGGCAACAAGGAGGTAGTGGCGCGAAACGGGACGGTACGGGATGGAGCGGTGTTGCCGATGGCGAGGGCGGTGGTCGGGCGCCGGGTCGTGGCCGCGGCGGCGTACGGCGGGGGCGGGATCGGCGTGCTGAGCGTGGCGGCGCTCGGGCTGCTGCTGACCGAGGCGCGGCTGGCCCGGCGCACGGTCGGCCGGCCGGAGGGCACGGCCCCGGTCGCCGACGGGCGGTACGGCGCCGCGTTCGGCCGCGCGGAGGGCCCCGGCGCGCTGCGGCTGGGCTTCCTCGGCGACTCCACCGCGGCCGGCCTGGGGGTGCGCCGGGCCGACGAGACCCCCGGCGCGGTGCTCGCCTCCGCGCTCGCCGCGATCGCCGAACGCCCGGTGGACCTGGTCAACGTGGCCGAGACCGGCGCCTGTTCGGACCGGCTGCGCGACCAGGTGGACCAGCTGCTGGACGGGGACGGGCCGCCGCCGGACGCCTGCGTGATCATGGTCGGCGCCAACGACGTCACGCACCGGGTGCCCCCGTCGCGTTCGGTGGGCCATCTGGCCGAGGCGGTGCGCCGGTTGCGGGCGGCCGGGGCCGGGGTGGTGGTGGGCACCTGTCCGGACCTGGGCACCATCCAGCCGGTGCACCAGCCGCTGCGCTGGGTGGCGCGCCGGCTCAGCCGCCAGCTCGCGGCGGCGCAGACGATAGCGGTGGTCTCGCTGGGCGCCCGTACCGTCTCGCTGGGGCAGCTGCTGGGGCCGGAGTTCCAGGCCAACCCGCGCGAGATGTTCGGCCCGGACCGCTACCACCCGTCGGCCACCGGGTACGCCACCGCCGCGATGGCCGTATTGCCCACGCTCTGCGCGGTGCTCGGGCTGTGGCCGGACGACGAGGTGCCCGACACCTCGCGCGGCGAGGGCATCCTGCCGGTGGCCGCCGCCGCCGCGGCGGCGGCCGGCGAGGGCGGCACCGAGGTGGCCGCGGCCGGTCCGCCCGGGCGCCGCGGCCCGTGGGTGCTGCTGCGCCACCGGCGCCGCCGCCGGCTCCCCGAACCGCTCGCCCCGGACGGCCCCCAGCCCGAGCCGGGGAGCGCGCATACTGGTGGCGGGGCGGACTAAGCATCCGCTCAGAAAGAGTCGGGCGTCACAGTGCGCAGCCCGTGACGCCCTGCGTTACGTACGGGTAACTTCCCTCTGAGTCAGTGACCCGGGCCGTGGGCCGAGAGCGTGCGCGCCGGGTACGACGCCAGCCACGCCGAGGAGTGCCGCGATGCCCGAAGCCGTAATCGTCTCCGCCGCCCGTTCGCCGATCGGCCGCGCCTTCAAGGGGTCCCTGAAGGAGCTGCGCCCGGACGACCTGACGGCCACGATCGTCCAGGCCGCGCTGGCCAAGGTGCCGCAGCTCGACCCGCGGGAGATCGACGACCTGATGCTCGGCTGCGGCCTGCCCGGCGGCGAGCAGGGGCACAACCTGGGCCGGATCGTGGCGGTGCAGATGGGCATGGACCACCTGCCGGGCTGCACGATCACCCGCTACTGCTCGTCCTCGCTGCAGACCACCCGGATGGCACTGCACGCGATCAAGGCGGGCGAGGGCGACGTGTTCGTCTCGGCCGGCGTCGAGACCGTCTCGCGCAGCGTCAAGGGCACCTCCGACGGGCTGCCCGACACCCACAACCCGCTCTTCGCCGAGGCCGAGGCGCGTACCGCGGCCCGCGCCGAGAGCGAGGGCGCCGACTGGCACGACCCGCGCGAGGACGGGCTGCTGCCGGACGCGTACATCGCCATGGGGCAGACCGCGGAGAACCTCGCCCGGCTGAAGGGGATCACCCGCCGGGAGATGGACGAGTTCGGCGTGCGGTCGCAGAACCTGGCGGAGAAGGCGATCGCGGACGGCTTCTGGCAGCGCGAGATCACCCCGGTCACGCTGCCCGACGGCACCGTGATCGCCAAGGACGACGGCCCGCGGGCGGGTGTCACCCTGGAGGGCGTCGAGGGCCTCAAGCCGGTCTTCCGCCCCGACGGCCTGGTGACCGCCGGCAACTGCTGTCCGCTCAACGACGGCGCCGCCGCGCTGGTCATCATGTCCGACACCAAGGCCCGCGAGCTGGGCATCACCCCGCTGGCCCGGGTGGTCTCCACCGGCGTCTCCGGCCTCTCCCCGGAGATCATGGGGTACGGCCCGGTCGAGGCGACCAAGCAGGCGCTCGAGCGGGCCGGGATGACCATCGGTGACATCGACCTCGTCGAGATCAACGAGGCGTTCGCCGCCCAGGTCATCCCCTCCTACCGGGACCTCGGCATCGACCTCGACAAGCTCAACGTCAACGGCGGCGCCATCGCCGTCGGCCACCCCTTCGGCATGACCGGCGCCCGCATCACCACCACCCTGATCAACTCCCTCCAGTGGCACGACAAGCAGTTCGGCCTGGAGACGATGTGTGTGGGCGGGGGTCAGGGGATGGCGATGGTGATCGAGCGGCTGAGCTGAGGCATCGTTGATGAAGGTGCGCGGCTGAGCTGAGCCACGGGCTCCGCGAATCCGACGTGACCTGAATCGCAACCGAAGATCCCCCGGGCCGTGATCTGGCCTGGGGGATCTTCGTTGGCGCAGGTCAACGAGGGGGCGTGGGGGGCGGGTGGGGTTTATCGGGAACGCATATCGTGACATTCCGCACTGCGCGGGCCAAGGCTGTGGGTGCACAGTGTGGTGGGGAAAAGCCACCGGCCGTCTCGGCGCAGCGGAACGAGACGGATCCCGGGGACAGCCGGCCCGCCTGCCAGGAGAACGTCAGTGACCGCCATCATCCTCGTGCTGCTGCTCGTCACGGCCGTCGCCGTGAGCGTGTCGGCCGCCACCCTGCTCACCGCCCGGGACCTGCGGCGCCGGGTCGACGTGATCCGGGCCGAACTCGCCGCCCACCGGGCCGACACCGCCGTGGCCCAGGTGCCCGGCGCCCGGGCGGTCCCGCGGACCGAGGAGATCCGGACCGCCGTCGCCGAGGCGCTGGCCGACGAACGCGAACGCGAACTCGCCGAGGCGCGCGCCTTCTGGGCTGCCCAGGACGCCCGCGAGGCGGCCGAGTCCGCCGGCGTCTTCGACCCGCTGAGCGGTCTGGACCCGCTCGGCGACCTCCCCGAGCTGCCCGAGGACGACCTGCCGCCGTACCCGCCGCGCCCCTCGGAGCCCAGCGGGCCGGCCGGACTCGTCCGGCGCCACCCCTCCGACCCCGATTTCACGCCGTCCTCCGCGGTGGCCGACCCGCAGGAGACGGCGGCCCGGCTCGACGCCCTCGCCGAGGCGGCCACGCCGCTGGCCGACGTACGCCCCGGCCCGCTGGGCACGCTCGACCTGTACGTCTTCGCCGACGGCACCACGCTGTGCCTGACCCCGGGGCACCGGGAGACCGCCGACCGGCTCGCCGACGCGCTGGCGGCCGAGGAGCCCCCGGTGCTGGTCGGCGGCTCGGGCGTGCTCGGCGCGTACACGCTCACCTTCGCCTGCGGCGACCAGCGGGTCTACGTCCTGGCCGACCGAGTGGTCGCCTCCTCCTGACGGGTCGCGGGGCGGCTCACACCCCGGCGCGCCGCCGGGTCGCCGCGACCTTGCGCACCGCGTCGTCGAGGACGTCGGAGCGCTCGGGGCGGGCGGCGAGCGCCGCGGCCAGATCGTGGCCGGCCACCGCGAGCTGGTCGGCCACCGCGAAGATCCCGTCGTCCGGCATCACCCGGGGGGTCCGTCCGGGGTGCTCCAGCCGCTGCGCCTCGACGGCCAGTTCGCGCGCGAGGTCCAGCCCGGCCTGCGCGGCGTCGCCCCGCAACCGGGACTGGGGCAGGGCACGGAGCCGGTCGGCGAGGTGGTCCACGGCGGTCCGCAGGGAGGCGCTGTCGAGCATGAAAGGGACTTTATACGGGCACCCGGCCCCTACCGCACGTTCCCGGACGGTTGCCAACGCGCAACGGCTGCGGCACCGTGGGGTAACAGGACGCATCCCGGAGGCGCCGATGTCCCAGATCATCTCCGAAGAGACCCACCGGAACCTGCTCTCCCGCATCCCCGCCCGTACCGGCCGCGACATCAGCGAGTGGCTCCGCGCCCTCGACGAGGGGCCGTCGGTCAGTTTCGACGAGAAGATCAACTGGCTCCGCAGTCAGCACGAGGGGCTTTCCTACGGCCACGCCAAGGCGCTGGTGCACGAGTACGACCTGCGCCGGGCCGCCCGCAAGCTGCGTTGAGCCGGCCGGCCGTCCGTGGCGGGACGGCGTCCGTGGGACGGGCGCCGGGGCCGCCGTGGCGCGGCACACCGTTCGGGAGCAGCACGGCAGGGTGAGACGGCCACGGGCCCCGGGGCGCGAGGCGCCCTCCGGGGCCCGTGGTGCGTTCCGCGGCGTGCCGTCAGGCGTCGCGCAGGATGGCGACCAGCCGCAGCATCTCCAGGTAGATCCAGACCAGCGAGAGCGTCAGGCCGAAGGCGGCCAGCCAGGACTCCTGCTGCGGGGCGCCGTGCCGGATGCCGTCCTCGATCTGCTTGAAGTCCAGCGACAGGAAGAACGCGCCGAGCAGCACGCCGACCGCGCCGACCAGCAGCCCCAGGGCGCCGTGGCGCATCCCCAGCCCGTCGCCGCCGCCGAACGCGTAGGCGATCCCGTTGACCAGGAGCAGCAGCAGGAAGCCGATGGCCATCGCCATGCCGGCCTTGTAGTAGCGGTGGGTCACCCGGATCAGCCGGGTGCGGTAGGCGACGAGCATGCCGGCGAAGACGGCCGCGGTGCCCAGGACCGCCTGGAGCGGGGCGCCGGCCCACGCCTGGTTGAACATCCGGCTGATCACGCCGAGGAAGACGCCCTCGAAGAGCGCGTACCCCAGGATCAGCGCGGGCGCCGGGGTGCGCTTGAACGACTGGACCATGGCGAGCACGAAGGCGACCAGCGCGCTGCCGGTCGCCATCGTGTAGCCCTTGGCGTCCACCGGCAGCACGAACCAGGCGAGCACGGCGCCGAGGATCGCGGTGCCCAGCGTCAGGGCGGTGCGCACCACCACGTCGTCGATGGTCATCCGGCCGGTCAGGGCGGGGCCGGCGGCGGGCGCGCTGTACATCCGCCGCAGCTCGTCGGGGTCGAGATCACGCGGTGGGACGGTGCCCTGATGCGGCGCGCCGTACCCGTAGGGGGTGCCCTCGGGGCCGGCGGCACCCGGGTACGGGGCGCCCGACGGCGCCGCGGACTGGCCGAAACCGGCATAGCCGTTGGCATCGCGGCTGAACCCCCGCCGCGTGAAGATCGGGTTGCTGCTCCTCATCTCACTCCTCCAAGGCCGCACGGCACGGCTCCGCCCAAGAGTAATGGGCTGGCAAAGCGATAGCCTGCTACCCCAGGAGGATCTTCCCCGGGAGGAGGCCCCCATGCCGCCCTCGAAGACGGTTGAAGAATGGACTACGCTGGGAACAGCCCTCTTCCCGCGGGGAGTTGCCGCCGCGGGTGAAGGGAAGTGCCCGGAGCCGGACTCGAACCGGCACGACCCGAAGGCCAGTGAGGTTTAAGCTCACCGTGTCTGCATTCCACCATCCGGGCATGGCGGATCGCCCCGTCCGCATTCAGTCGGGTGGCCCACCAGGGCAGCAAGAGCCTAGCCCGATTCACCCCCCGAACAGGTGAAGAACCAGACAATGTTGTCTGATTTTATGAGTTCCTGACGGAGCATCAAAACCGGCCAGGCGCCCGGGGATTGGTCTTCACCGGCGCACATGGAACTTTCGCCGGACTTCCGCACGGTGCGGGCGGTGTGCCGGTTCGACGCGAACCCACCGCCCCGCCGTCTCAGGGTTTCCGCATTTCCGGCGTCATACCTGAGGATGAGCCGCCCGCCGCCCGTACCTCCTGCGGCTGTCCGCAGAACCGGGACGAGGGCTGATCCGGCGGCGGCGGGGCAGCGGAAGGATGGAAGGCGTCATCCCCCCATGCGAGACAGGAGTCGCACCCGTGACCACGACCGCCCCTTCCGGTTCCCCGGCCGACGACCGTTCCCCGGCATCCGGCTCCGTCGGCGGCCCGCTCGCGGTGGCCGCCCGCGCGACCGAGCTGACCAAGGTGTACGGCCAGGGCGAGACCCGGGTGGTCGCCCTCGACGGGGTCTCCACCGCGTTCCACCGCGGCCGGTTCACCGCCATCATGGGCCCCTCCGGCTCCGGCAAGTCGACCCTGATGCACTGCATGGCCGGGCTCGACACGGTCTCCGCCGGGTCGGCGCGGATAGGTGACACCGAACTGTCCT belongs to Streptantibioticus cattleyicolor NRRL 8057 = DSM 46488 and includes:
- a CDS encoding acyl-CoA synthetase, which encodes MDLLTALHAPGPDRRDAVVVDGRAFSYEELLGAAGAVAARVAGAPAVAVHATPTARTVVAVVGALLAGVPVVPVPPDAGPAERGHILRDSGAALLLTGAGADHPAAGGEPEHLPVDPDERAGFRAVDASPDHPALILYTSGTTGAPKGVLIPRRAVAAGLDALAEAWAWNAEDTLVHGLPLFHVHGLVLGVLGALRTGSRLVHTGRPTPERYARAGGTVYFGVPTVWTRVVRDAAAARELGGARLLVSGSAPLPTPVFHELARLTGKPPVERYGMTETLITVSTRADGERRPGSVGLPVAGVATRLVGEDGSPVPYDGATVGELQVSGPTLFSGYLGRPEATAAATTADGWFRTGDMAVIGADGMHRIVGRASTDLIKSGGYRIGAGEVENALLDHPAVREAAVVGAPHPDLGQQIVAYVVTEGEVGERELIDFVAGHLSVHKRPRIVVFLPSLPRNAMGKPQKKLLPPV
- a CDS encoding DUF4287 domain-containing protein; amino-acid sequence: MSQIISEETHRNLLSRIPARTGRDISEWLRALDEGPSVSFDEKINWLRSQHEGLSYGHAKALVHEYDLRRAARKLR
- a CDS encoding SGNH/GDSL hydrolase family protein is translated as MARAVVGRRVVAAAAYGGGGIGVLSVAALGLLLTEARLARRTVGRPEGTAPVADGRYGAAFGRAEGPGALRLGFLGDSTAAGLGVRRADETPGAVLASALAAIAERPVDLVNVAETGACSDRLRDQVDQLLDGDGPPPDACVIMVGANDVTHRVPPSRSVGHLAEAVRRLRAAGAGVVVGTCPDLGTIQPVHQPLRWVARRLSRQLAAAQTIAVVSLGARTVSLGQLLGPEFQANPREMFGPDRYHPSATGYATAAMAVLPTLCAVLGLWPDDEVPDTSRGEGILPVAAAAAAAAGEGGTEVAAAGPPGRRGPWVLLRHRRRRRLPEPLAPDGPQPEPGSAHTGGGAD
- a CDS encoding Bax inhibitor-1/YccA family protein, with the translated sequence MRSSNPIFTRRGFSRDANGYAGFGQSAAPSGAPYPGAAGPEGTPYGYGAPHQGTVPPRDLDPDELRRMYSAPAAGPALTGRMTIDDVVVRTALTLGTAILGAVLAWFVLPVDAKGYTMATGSALVAFVLAMVQSFKRTPAPALILGYALFEGVFLGVISRMFNQAWAGAPLQAVLGTAAVFAGMLVAYRTRLIRVTHRYYKAGMAMAIGFLLLLLVNGIAYAFGGGDGLGMRHGALGLLVGAVGVLLGAFFLSLDFKQIEDGIRHGAPQQESWLAAFGLTLSLVWIYLEMLRLVAILRDA
- a CDS encoding acetyl-CoA C-acetyltransferase, with protein sequence MPEAVIVSAARSPIGRAFKGSLKELRPDDLTATIVQAALAKVPQLDPREIDDLMLGCGLPGGEQGHNLGRIVAVQMGMDHLPGCTITRYCSSSLQTTRMALHAIKAGEGDVFVSAGVETVSRSVKGTSDGLPDTHNPLFAEAEARTAARAESEGADWHDPREDGLLPDAYIAMGQTAENLARLKGITRREMDEFGVRSQNLAEKAIADGFWQREITPVTLPDGTVIAKDDGPRAGVTLEGVEGLKPVFRPDGLVTAGNCCPLNDGAAALVIMSDTKARELGITPLARVVSTGVSGLSPEIMGYGPVEATKQALERAGMTIGDIDLVEINEAFAAQVIPSYRDLGIDLDKLNVNGGAIAVGHPFGMTGARITTTLINSLQWHDKQFGLETMCVGGGQGMAMVIERLS
- a CDS encoding cystathionine beta-synthase is translated as MQFHDSMISLVGNTPLVRLNSVTAGIQATVLAKVEYFNPGGSVKDRIALRMIEAAEKSGELKPGGTIVEPTSGNTGVGLAIVAQQKGYRCIFVCPDKVSTDKINVLRAYGAEVVVCPTAVDPEHPDSYYNVSDRLVRETPGAWKPDQYSNPNNPLSHYHSTGPELWQQTEGRITHFVAGIGTGGTISGTGRYLKEISDGRVTVVGADPEGSVYSGGSGRPYLVEGVGEDFWPTAYDRNVTDEIVAVSDKDSFQMTRRLAKEEGLLVGGSCGMAVVAALRVAERLGPDDVVVVLLPDSGRGYLSKIFNDEWMADYGFLEEGGQQARVADVLRHRNGGIPELVHMHPDETVGEAIEVLREYGVSQMPIVKPGAGHPDVMAAEVVGSVVERELLDALFTQRAQLGDPLEKHMCAPLPQVGSGETVADLMAVLQQADAAIVLVEGKPTGVVSRQDLLAFLAKDAK